The nucleotide window TAATACTAATAATTGAAGTAATACATTTCCTTGCAAAAGTTGGATTCATACCAATAGATATATTCTACACACTAGAATCAGTAACAAACTGGCAACTACTAAGAACCATAGGATATGCACTTGTTGTAATGGGATTCTACCCACTACTATCTAAAAATCTTGAATCAAAACATGGAATACTACTAATTATAGTTGGAATAATAGAATTAATCTTTGGATACGCAGATACAAGCGGTAATGCATCAATGATATACTCACTACTAAGCTCACTATCAGATTACATAAACATAGCAATTATACTAGCAATTCTATACACAGTACTAACAATACCATCAGAAGATACACAAAATAAAATACCAAACTATAACGCTAAAGCACATGTCCAAAAACAAACATACCAAGAATACAATCCTGGTAATAATATACAACAAGAATTTAAAAACAATAACTACAAATTCAAAAATAGCAAATACAAACAAAATCAACAACCAAGACGCAGACGACAAAATAGACCACAAAGAAAAGAAGATTCAATTGATTATTACATGGATGAAGATGATTACTTCTAAAAAAAAATTGGAATTGTATGAAAAAAAAGAAGATTTAAAGAGATCAAATATTAACCTCCCCTTTTTTTTTAATTTATTTTTTTTTTACTTATTTTCAAGATATGCATTAATAACTCCACGACCACTATTTCTAAATGCTCGTGCAACACCACCTTGTCCTAGTTTTATTCCACCAAAAATACGTGAAACCATAATCATATAACCATCAAGATTATATTCATGTAACAGTTCAAGTAAAACACGACCAGGAGATCCTACCTCACCATCATTACGTGATACATCAACACC belongs to Methanosphaera cuniculi and includes:
- a CDS encoding YigZ family protein yields the protein MVEELLAGKMVDRKSKFYAHLYKIDNLDDDVTNIQKIHNKKYKKAAHHCYAAIVDGVDVSRNDGEVGSPGRVLLELLHEYNLDGYMIMVSRIFGGIKLGQGGVARAFRNSGRGVINAYLENK